Proteins encoded within one genomic window of Chlorobaculum sp. MV4-Y:
- a CDS encoding tetratricopeptide repeat protein — MNTTQPQKMLPEATFSDRMLEIGIKYKKQLTALVIVICLAAGGTLFWMQKTKVDEVQASLALAKITPWIETGNVDKAINGEGSIKGLSSIVKTWGSTPSGKTARLYMAYILLNSGKPDDALSMYKGFSSDNKDLQASALAGAAACHVQKKAFAEAAPEYEKASETAENEALKSMYLTKAAESYSAAGQADKAAKLYDQVIKTWPATSSAGMAQRALLRLAGAGVQIPQI; from the coding sequence ATGAACACCACCCAACCGCAGAAAATGCTTCCGGAAGCGACCTTCTCCGACCGGATGCTTGAAATCGGTATAAAGTATAAAAAGCAGCTCACCGCCCTTGTCATCGTCATCTGCCTGGCTGCTGGCGGAACGCTCTTCTGGATGCAGAAAACCAAAGTTGACGAAGTTCAGGCGTCACTCGCCCTTGCGAAGATCACTCCGTGGATCGAAACGGGAAACGTCGATAAAGCAATCAATGGCGAAGGCTCGATAAAAGGGCTGAGCAGTATCGTCAAAACATGGGGTAGCACACCAAGCGGAAAAACTGCCAGGCTCTATATGGCTTATATCCTGCTCAACAGTGGCAAGCCGGACGATGCGCTCTCGATGTACAAGGGATTCAGCAGTGACAACAAGGATCTTCAGGCATCGGCGCTGGCCGGAGCCGCCGCCTGCCATGTCCAGAAAAAAGCCTTCGCCGAGGCTGCGCCGGAGTACGAAAAGGCGTCGGAAACCGCTGAAAACGAAGCGCTCAAATCGATGTACCTCACCAAAGCCGCCGAAAGCTACTCCGCTGCGGGACAGGCCGACAAGGCGGCAAAACTTTATGATCAGGTGATCAAAACCTGGCCAGCCACATCGTCAGCGGGAATGGCCCAGCGCGCGCTTTTACGTCTTGCGGGCGCAGGCGTGCAGATACCGCAAATCTGA
- a CDS encoding peptidylprolyl isomerase encodes MPEKFIIKTSMGDISIALYDDTPLHRDNFVKLVGEGYYDGIRFHRVIEGFMIQSGDPLSRFDEKRMMHGTGGPDYRVPAEIKHSNKKGTLAAARDNNPQKASSGSQFYINQADNNFLDGEYTVFGVVESGIEVVDAIAAVETDMRDNPLKPVTIETITPATEG; translated from the coding sequence ATGCCAGAAAAATTCATCATCAAGACCAGCATGGGTGATATTTCCATCGCCCTGTATGACGACACTCCCCTGCACCGCGATAACTTCGTCAAGCTCGTCGGCGAAGGCTACTACGACGGCATCCGTTTTCACAGGGTGATCGAAGGCTTCATGATCCAGTCCGGTGATCCGCTTTCGCGCTTCGACGAGAAGCGCATGATGCACGGCACCGGCGGCCCCGACTACCGCGTTCCGGCAGAGATAAAACACTCCAACAAGAAGGGCACGCTTGCCGCCGCAAGGGATAACAACCCGCAGAAAGCCTCGTCGGGCAGCCAGTTTTACATCAATCAGGCCGACAACAATTTCCTCGATGGCGAGTACACCGTCTTCGGCGTCGTGGAGTCGGGTATCGAGGTGGTTGACGCCATCGCCGCCGTCGAAACCGACATGCGCGACAACCCACTGAAGCCAGTCACCATCGAAACCATCACCCCGGCAACCGAAGGCTGA
- a CDS encoding YggS family pyridoxal phosphate-dependent enzyme, with amino-acid sequence MESIAENLLTVKEQIASACHKAGRREDEVCLIAVSKTKSAAAVREAWDAGQREFGESYVQEFLEKVEAPELSGLPVSWHFIGHLQSNKVRQIVDKVTMVHGIDKVSTAEELSKRASQHDLTVDYLLEVNVSREGTKYGLNPDSVLQAAEQCFALPNVRLRGLMTIASPNPDTARREFAELRVTLDKIRKNAPDPSQLTELSMGMSGDFEEAILEGATMIRIGTAIFGWR; translated from the coding sequence ATGGAGAGCATCGCCGAAAATCTTCTCACCGTGAAGGAACAGATCGCGTCAGCCTGCCACAAGGCGGGCCGACGTGAAGATGAGGTCTGCCTCATCGCCGTCTCCAAGACCAAAAGCGCCGCTGCCGTGCGCGAGGCGTGGGATGCCGGTCAGCGTGAGTTCGGCGAAAGCTACGTGCAGGAGTTTCTGGAAAAGGTCGAAGCACCCGAGCTGTCGGGACTGCCCGTTTCATGGCACTTTATCGGCCACCTCCAGTCCAACAAAGTACGCCAGATCGTGGACAAGGTGACGATGGTTCACGGCATCGACAAGGTTTCAACTGCCGAAGAGCTGTCGAAACGCGCCTCGCAGCACGACCTGACAGTCGATTACCTGCTCGAAGTGAACGTGTCGCGCGAAGGCACCAAATACGGCCTCAATCCCGACTCGGTGCTTCAGGCCGCTGAACAGTGCTTCGCCCTGCCGAACGTTCGGCTGCGAGGGCTCATGACCATCGCCTCGCCCAACCCCGACACCGCCCGCCGCGAATTCGCGGAACTGCGCGTAACCCTCGATAAAATCCGCAAAAACGCCCCTGACCCCTCACAGCTCACGGAGCTCTCGATGGGTATGAGCGGTGATTTCGAGGAAGCCATCCTCGAAGGGGCCACCATGATCCGCATCGGCACCGCAATTTTCGGATGGCGGTAA
- a CDS encoding purine-nucleoside phosphorylase, whose protein sequence is MTEQRQKIREAVEFIRKKTTAEYPVGIVLGTGLGGLVKEIEIDFALDYAEIPYFPISTVETHHGKLIFGTLAGKKVVAMQGRFHFYEGYAMSQIVFPIRVMKELGVRTLGITNACGGMNPGYSKGDIMLIDDHINLLGTNPLIGPNDPEIGPRFPDMCAPYSPRILEIAEKVALEHGIKVQRGVYVAVTGPCLETRAEYRMLRAIGADVVGMSTVPEVIAAVHQGTEVFGMSIVTDECFPDCLVPVGIEEIIEVSSKAEPHMTTIFRNVVANL, encoded by the coding sequence ATGACTGAACAGAGGCAGAAAATCCGGGAAGCCGTTGAGTTTATCAGAAAAAAAACCACGGCGGAGTATCCGGTGGGCATCGTGCTTGGCACCGGCCTCGGCGGCCTGGTCAAGGAGATCGAGATCGACTTCGCGCTTGACTATGCCGAGATTCCCTATTTCCCGATTTCGACGGTTGAAACCCATCACGGCAAGCTGATCTTCGGCACCCTGGCGGGCAAGAAGGTGGTCGCCATGCAGGGGCGCTTCCACTTCTACGAAGGCTACGCGATGTCGCAAATCGTCTTCCCGATCCGGGTCATGAAGGAGCTGGGCGTCAGAACGCTCGGCATCACCAACGCCTGCGGCGGCATGAACCCCGGCTACAGTAAGGGCGACATCATGCTGATCGACGACCATATCAACCTGCTTGGCACCAACCCGCTCATCGGCCCGAACGATCCTGAAATCGGCCCCCGCTTCCCCGATATGTGCGCTCCCTATTCTCCGAGGATTCTCGAAATTGCCGAAAAGGTCGCGCTCGAACACGGCATCAAGGTGCAGCGCGGCGTCTATGTCGCCGTCACCGGTCCGTGCCTCGAAACCCGCGCCGAGTACCGGATGCTGCGCGCCATCGGCGCTGACGTGGTCGGCATGTCCACCGTGCCGGAGGTGATCGCCGCCGTGCACCAGGGCACCGAGGTGTTCGGTATGTCGATCGTCACCGACGAGTGCTTCCCGGACTGCCTCGTGCCGGTCGGCATCGAAGAGATCATCGAGGTCTCCAGCAAAGCCGAGCCGCACATGACCACTATCTTCAGAAACGTCGTAGCAAACCTTTAA
- the mtnA gene encoding S-methyl-5-thioribose-1-phosphate isomerase: MIDAISFKNGTFRYLDQRFLPLQENYVETQDYKQAIEAIKTLAVRGAPLIGASAGYTVMLGINAYKGDKAGFPEYFNNLIAEVNASRPTAVNLFFATRKMQNVYDANFENDSLEALFAKMTDMAYKIHNDEIDNCDKIARHGVELLKQDFADVLKTRKLNVLTHCNTGTLACCGIGTALGVIRLAYQEGLIERVITSESRPLLQGLRLTAWELEHDGIPFASISDSSSAILMSRGMIDFAVTGADRITANGDTANKIGTYAHAISAKYHGLPFYIAAPVSTIDITMAEGSEIPIEERDADELRKIFGTQVATPTTPVVNFAFDVTPGTLIRGIITEKEAVVGNYNEGLARVVKG; encoded by the coding sequence ATGATTGACGCTATCTCCTTTAAAAACGGAACCTTCCGCTATCTCGACCAGCGTTTTCTTCCACTGCAAGAGAACTATGTCGAGACACAGGACTACAAACAGGCCATCGAGGCGATCAAAACCCTCGCCGTACGCGGCGCTCCGCTCATCGGCGCTTCGGCGGGCTACACGGTCATGCTTGGAATCAACGCCTACAAGGGCGACAAGGCGGGCTTCCCGGAATATTTCAATAACCTGATTGCCGAGGTCAACGCTTCGCGCCCGACCGCCGTGAACCTCTTCTTCGCCACCAGGAAGATGCAGAATGTCTATGACGCCAACTTCGAGAACGATTCGCTCGAAGCGCTCTTCGCGAAAATGACCGATATGGCGTATAAAATCCACAACGACGAAATCGACAACTGCGACAAGATCGCCCGCCACGGCGTGGAGCTGCTGAAACAGGATTTCGCCGACGTCCTCAAGACCCGCAAGCTCAACGTGCTCACCCACTGCAACACCGGCACGCTCGCCTGCTGCGGCATCGGCACGGCGCTCGGCGTGATCCGCCTGGCGTATCAGGAGGGGCTGATCGAGCGCGTCATCACCTCCGAAAGCCGTCCGCTCCTGCAGGGTCTGCGCCTCACCGCCTGGGAACTGGAGCATGACGGTATTCCGTTCGCCTCGATCTCCGACTCTTCGTCGGCGATTCTGATGTCGCGCGGCATGATCGACTTCGCCGTCACCGGCGCGGATCGCATCACGGCCAACGGCGACACGGCCAACAAGATCGGCACCTACGCCCACGCCATCAGCGCGAAGTATCACGGCTTGCCGTTCTACATCGCCGCGCCGGTCTCGACCATCGACATCACGATGGCTGAAGGCTCGGAGATTCCGATCGAGGAGCGCGATGCCGACGAGCTGCGCAAAATCTTCGGCACGCAGGTCGCCACGCCGACCACGCCGGTGGTGAATTTCGCCTTCGACGTAACCCCCGGCACGCTCATCCGCGGCATCATCACCGAAAAAGAGGCCGTCGTTGGCAACTACAACGAAGGGCTTGCCCGCGTAGTCAAGGGCTGA
- a CDS encoding transposase: MKQTRRKFTPEFKTKVVLEALSERLPMAELAQKHELHPNQITQWKREFLDKTSDVFSKGEKARKTEQDYQQESEELYKTIGQLKVEVDWLKKKLQS; encoded by the coding sequence ATGAAACAAACACGCCGCAAGTTTACGCCTGAATTCAAAACAAAGGTCGTCCTGGAAGCCCTCAGTGAACGGCTTCCCATGGCAGAACTCGCCCAGAAGCATGAGCTTCATCCGAACCAGATCACTCAATGGAAACGGGAGTTCCTCGACAAGACCTCCGATGTCTTTTCGAAAGGTGAAAAGGCTAGGAAAACCGAGCAGGATTATCAGCAGGAGAGCGAAGAACTCTACAAAACCATCGGCCAATTGAAGGTTGAGGTCGACTGGCTCAAAAAAAAATTGCAGTCGTAA
- a CDS encoding IS3 family transposase: protein MVEKEHSGISMQRQCDLLSIHRSGLYYQPIKTSKLNRELMRLIDEQYLLRPYYGVYRMWQWLSMDKGYKINLKRVRRLYRLMGLEAIGPKPNTSKPAPGHKVYPYLLRGLAIKHSDHVWATDITYVPMAHGFMYLMAIIDLKSRYVLNWSVSNTMDAKWCAEVLLEAVRLHGAPKILNTDQGSQFTSEVFAEAVITESKSALSMDGKGRAIDNVFIERLWRSVKYEYIYLNPPADGLELYKGLKHWFNDYNTVRRHKALDGQVPAKVYSANKRLIPKAA, encoded by the coding sequence ATGGTTGAGAAAGAACATAGCGGTATCAGCATGCAACGCCAGTGCGACCTGCTTTCGATCCACCGATCAGGCCTGTATTATCAGCCGATAAAGACCTCGAAGCTGAATCGTGAGCTCATGCGGCTGATTGATGAGCAGTACCTGCTGAGGCCATACTACGGCGTTTACCGTATGTGGCAATGGCTGAGTATGGACAAAGGCTACAAGATCAACCTCAAACGGGTACGGCGGCTCTATCGCCTTATGGGTCTGGAAGCCATCGGCCCCAAGCCGAACACCTCGAAACCGGCGCCGGGCCATAAGGTCTATCCGTATCTGCTCCGGGGACTTGCGATCAAGCACAGCGACCATGTTTGGGCAACTGATATCACCTATGTGCCGATGGCCCATGGATTCATGTACCTGATGGCCATCATCGACCTGAAAAGCCGCTATGTGCTGAACTGGTCGGTGTCGAATACCATGGATGCCAAATGGTGTGCCGAGGTCTTGCTTGAAGCCGTGCGGTTGCACGGGGCACCCAAGATTCTCAACACCGATCAGGGCAGCCAGTTCACCAGCGAGGTCTTTGCCGAAGCCGTCATCACAGAGTCCAAGTCTGCACTCTCCATGGATGGCAAAGGCCGAGCAATTGACAACGTCTTCATCGAACGGTTATGGCGGAGCGTCAAGTATGAGTACATTTACCTGAACCCACCAGCCGATGGTCTCGAACTCTACAAAGGCCTGAAGCATTGGTTCAACGACTACAACACGGTTCGTCGCCACAAAGCGCTTGATGGTCAGGTTCCGGCAAAAGTCTATTCTGCCAATAAACGACTGATTCCGAAAGCCGCATGA
- the ccoO gene encoding cytochrome-c oxidase, cbb3-type subunit II, protein MGIYSKPVVFAIIATLVILVGTVVTVFVPMFMPSTQPVSAYVKPYTAIEQEGRDIYMREGCNNCHTQTVRPLRTEVLRYGEYSKAEEFAWDRPFLWGSRRTGPDLNRVGGKYPDSWHYKHMHSPQSMFALSNMPPYGWLANNKLDTSESFRKTQILGYGYSEADVKQQIADYKAKVTAPGYDSKATRDEVTPEALRGELTEMDAIIAYLQKLGRDVKAMETQQ, encoded by the coding sequence ATGGGGATCTATTCAAAACCGGTCGTCTTCGCGATCATTGCGACCCTGGTCATCCTTGTCGGCACGGTGGTTACGGTGTTCGTGCCGATGTTCATGCCCTCGACCCAGCCGGTGAGCGCCTACGTCAAGCCCTACACAGCCATCGAGCAGGAGGGGCGCGATATCTACATGCGCGAAGGGTGCAACAACTGCCACACACAAACCGTCCGCCCACTCAGAACCGAAGTGCTCCGTTACGGTGAGTACTCCAAGGCCGAGGAGTTCGCCTGGGATCGCCCCTTCCTCTGGGGTTCACGCCGCACCGGACCCGACCTGAACCGCGTCGGTGGCAAGTACCCGGACTCATGGCACTACAAGCATATGCACAGCCCGCAATCGATGTTCGCGCTCTCGAACATGCCGCCGTACGGCTGGCTTGCCAACAACAAACTCGACACCTCGGAGTCGTTCAGAAAAACGCAGATTCTCGGCTACGGCTATTCGGAGGCCGATGTCAAACAGCAGATTGCCGACTACAAGGCCAAAGTCACCGCGCCCGGTTACGACTCCAAAGCCACGCGCGACGAGGTGACGCCGGAGGCGCTGCGGGGCGAGCTGACCGAAATGGACGCCATCATCGCCTACTTGCAAAAGCTCGGGCGTGACGTCAAG